GTAACTTCGTAGATCCGATGTTCCTCCTCTTTCTCTGCATTTGGGTTCAATTAGGGTTTTAGGTTgaagaccaaaaagaaaagagaggaaaatttCGAGGAtctttggttttctttttggctaaGAAGAAAAGGCAAGAAAATTGGTCATGGGAAGATTACTTCTTGAAGAATCTATAAGATCACGTTAAGTTGTTAAAATACGGTTATTATAGTCAACTAATACATGTTCTTAAATTTTAACtttgtttattgttttccTTTGCTTGCTCGCACTTGCAGCTACTGATCCTGGAAGCTTTAACAACAGCGTAGCCGGCCAGCAGGTTGGTGTCAAGCTAATTTATCTAACATTTCTATACAGTGAATGGGCTACAGCCATAGAGAGTCATTACATCAAGATCTGATTTTCTTGAATTCagtttataaaatattttgaaatcctTTCTCCAAACACCTTCTTATTGCAATTTATGcttttctaatattttgatGCATTCGTAATTCATTCTCAAATTTGATATGGTTGTAAACTTTTGCTACACTTGACCTTTTACCCATCTTTCAAATCCATAAAGAATCTGTTTCAGTTCGAAGGTCTGCTAAATCACAACTTTATCTCTCTTTGTGTGGATCAGGCAGTTCTGGAGACAGTTGCTAGAGTGAAGTCGAAGAAAAATGAGACAAAAGAGGAAAAGTACGCTTCTTTTAACTTACACTTTTCATGTATCCTTGTCACCATTAGAATAATGAGCTTCACTGTATAGCAGCCATCTTCATTATTTAAAGCCCGCTTCTCACTACTCTGTTGTAGCTTAAATAGGTCGTTTCAACTGCACGATGTATTTAATCTGGATAATGATAATAGAGGAGAAGATACACCAACGCTAATAGATCGAAAGGTAAGACTGCTTCTTTGATACTGCTGCAGGTATTTATCTTCATggttataaatttaaaattttttttataaatttttttaggaCAATGTCTTCAtaatatcaaatttcaaatcaaaatatcCAGTGCTGCAACTAGACTTAAGGTAAACTTGCTGGCTCATTACAGTTTTGTTAAGTTCATTGGTCCTCACTTGATAGAAATGCTGATTTGAACTTTTCTACTTATTGCATTGTAGATTAATATCAGATCTGGTGGTCGTTATTGTATCTGCAACCTGTGGTGGCATTGCCTTTGCTTGTGCTGGACAACCGGTCTGATACATACATTCATACATACATACTCGTATACATATATTTCCAAGCTCAAtagagaaaatatataattctatGATCTTACTAAGTGTTCGTATTCTGCCTCCTTGATACTAAAACATTACAGGTTATTAGTGGATATTTGCTAGCTGGATCTGTTATTGGGCCTGGAGGGTTCAACTTCGTCAGTGAAATGGTTCAAGTATGTTTTACCCTAcaaatttactatttgcaagaAGATTCTCTGGCAAATTTCTCTAGAGCCCTTTTGTTACAGTGGTTCCTAAGCTATTATTTTGTACTCTTAGGGTTTTGGTCAGATGATCTCGTAGCACCTATCAAGATGGGTATGAAACTACAGGAAAAATATTGTAATTCATACTCATTcttgaaaagaagaaacagaacTGCCATTCATTTTAGCTAATCCTATCACTGCTAAGGCTTAGACTTTTTTCACTTGTAGTCTTGTAGtatccaataaaaaaatttcggtAAGGCACTTTTGCCTCTTTTATGAttaataaatgaaatgaaacaattaCTTTATGTTAGAGATAGATCTTCTTTTTgctgaaatttatttgttaatgtTTCTTCTTACATAAGATAGTTTTGTGTCTTACATCCATCTTTGCTCTGGTTTATGTGTGCAGGTTGAAACTGTGGCTCAGTTTGGggtaatttttcttctttttgctttgGGCTTGGAGTTCTCCACAACAAAGGTagacttctctctctctctctctctctctctctgcagtTTTGATGCGCTTATAACTGAGCTAAATTAGTCAAACTTCATCCCTACATAATTTTAGCTTCGAGTTGTTCGAGCGGTTGCTGTTCCAGGAGGCCTGCTGCAAATCTTCCTATTTATGTGCCTGTGTGGTATTACAGCCTCAGTATGTCTACTAATTTTCCAGAGAACTTACTTTAAAGTTGGTGCTTGCTTATACCTATTTTACATGTGAAAACTACCTCCAACTTAAGCTCCTAATTCTTGGCATTCTCATTCTTTCTATGCTCAATTCTTTAAGTCATATGTAATTCATTTTCTATATCTGGTATTTAGAAGCTTGCAGTTCTGATAAATTTTCTTGACATGGATTTTGAAGCTAAATATTCTGTTAATATAGACTGTGTTATACATGTTTCTCATTCTCAATGCTGCAGTTCTGATTGGATGCTGTTTGCAGTTATGTGGTGGTAAAGTTTCCGAAGGGATATTCGTTGGTGTGTTCCTTTCTATGTCTTCAACAGCAGTGGTAAATTAACTTAAACATGTCTCGTGAATGCCCAAATACACACAGATTTGCATCCACATTCACACTCTTAGTTATCAACTTTGTTGGATGCGTAGTTTTcacaaggtttttttttttttttggtggttctaggtgttgaaatttttgatgGAGAAAAACTCTACTAATGCCCTTCATGGCCAAGTTACCATTGGCACCCTTATTCTGCAGGTTTGTTGgttttatatacatatacttGTGGACTTCAATTTCCTTTGTGAATGCCGAATTACTGCTTTTTGCACTGATTTATCACTCTTCTAAGTATGTGTAGAGAAGATTTTGCTTTTCAGGATTGTGCAGTGGGTTTGCTGTTTGCTTTGCTTCCAGTTCTAGGTGGGACTTCGGGTATTCTTCAAGGAGTGATATCTATGGCTAAGTTGTGAGTtgttcatgttttcttttaattgtCTTTGTTCTTCCCTCATGGAACAGTCTTGTATCATATGTGTGGTATTTCATGTGTTGACCTTGAGGTTTTGAAGTCAagatatttataatgtttcttgttatattttttataaaatgactCAATCAGTGACAAATCCATCTATtagttttaagtttataaCATCTTTCTATCTTGAACCAGGATGGTGACGTTGATTACATTTTTGGCTGTTCTATCTATATCATCTCGTACTTGTGTTCCTTGGCTACTTAAGCTGATGATAAGCTTATCTTCACAGGTACcattttcttaaatttgttATAGAAAATTGCTggatgtatttgtattttctgtaattaaaatttcatcttTGCAGACCAATGAACTCTACCAATTGGCATCAGTTGCATTCTGCTTACTTGTTGCCTGGGTATGTTTTCCTTCCTGCTTTATTTGTCCTTACTTCATGTTGGCAAGCTTCACATTACTCTTCTCTTATATTCTAAAGAATCATTTTCCTTCATGTTGCTTCCAATATATTTGCTGGttgttttccattttggcATAAGTCCTTTTTTAATGTGTTAGGAGAATTACATACGGTGTTTCACTTAAGCCTATCTATGAATGGACATTCGCCTTGACTACTCACAAAATCCAGTAGCAAGTTGGGTTGATTGGTGACCTAAGAATAGTTTTGGCTACAAATTTATACTGTGTTGATTATATTTCAAAGATATAGCCTTGTTATGTGAAAGATTAattttgctttgcctatatgTCCTATTACGCCTTATGAGTCGTGTTTATAAGTTCTGTCCGTTACAGTATATGCATAGACCCTCAGCATCTGGTCAGTAGGGTACTGTGCACCTTATGAGTTTCTCGAAATGATGTAAGATAATTGTGCTTGAATTCCCTGACACTAGTCGTGACACTTTAGTCTAATTGTTTTTACAATTTCAGTGTAGTGATAAGCTGGGACTAAGTCTAGAACTGGGTTCCTTTGCTGCGGGAGTGATGATATCAACAACTGATCTTGCTCAACATACGCTAGAACAAGTAAGGCTATACTCCATGCCATATTCATGCAGATGATCTTCTTTGGATGTATTCCTTAATTCTATAGCTCAAGAATGCATGCAACCAACCATAAATAGAAGAAGTGGtttattttactttctttgttatgttgGTTATCTTCTGTCAAAGACCTTTCTTTGGCTAGGGAGAGAGCACTGTTGTGTTTATGGTATCCATCATTATACGGAAGGGAAAAGGTTATCTATCAGGATTTTATTGGTGGGCTTAATTGAATTGGGTCCTTACACCAGCTGAGGTGTTTCATTGAACAATATTAGTGAAAGTATTTCGCTCACTGCATAATGTGGGTTTGGATTCCCTTGGATCGATTAAGGCTCTGTACCATCTACTAGAAAGTGAATGGTGAGCTTAGTGCAGACATGTAAGAAATGTAGGTTTCTAGCCTTCTAATGTACCAATACCCTGTAATTTGGTAAAGAATGCAACTTGCAGTAAGTGTCACAATCATTATATGTATTGGTTTTCTCGTTCTTATGTGGATGATAAATTGTTGCTCATAATGTTGAAGCTCCCGATAGTAACTTTTTATAGCAGCACTGAACTTTTCCGTATTTGCAGATTGAACCCATCCGCAACCTTTTTGCTGCTCTTTTCCTTGCCAGCATTGGGATGCTGATCCATGTTCAATTTCTCTGGAATCATGTTGATATATTACTAGCGTCTGTTATCTTAGTTATCATCATAAAAACAATTATTATCACCATGGTTGTCAAGGGATTTGgttacaacaacaaaacctcATTTCTTGTGAGTTTGATTTGAATGTCACATTGTCATATTACTTATTCTAGTAATTCAGTTGTTGACAGTTCTCGGATTCTTGTATTTGTTTAGGTCGGAATTTCTCTGGCACAGATAGGCGAATTTGCTTTTGTGCTTCTAAGTCGTGCCTCTAATCTCCATCTAGTTGAGGTTAGTGCTactattgttttttttttttttttcctttttgatgaTGATATATACTTAAAGTTAAAAATTCACTTGCTGAGGAAATTTCTGGTTTCATACCCGAGTAACCTGATTCTTTTTGGGGTCAAACCTGAGTAACCTGATTGACGCCATTGTAAATAGTTAATGACCACAGTACATTAGTATGTCTGTGTTCTCTGGATCTTATAAACCTCCAACTTGTAGAACAATGTGACTACAATTATGAGCTAGTGAGCTAAAACTTTGACAATTTTCAGGGGAAATTATATCTCCTGCTTCTTGGGACCACAGCCCTTAGTCTGGTATGAAAATTATCTCCTTCTGTTTTATGATGTGCTTCTTTAGTCCATTATTGATGTGgttgcattttatttttcattgataaagaaaaaagtgtaGATATGATTTTTGTAATAATTTCCTGCCTACATTTTCTGAAATTTATTGCAGGTGACCACTCCTTTTCTATTCAAGCTAATCCCTGGTTTAGTGCATCTTGGTGTGCTTTTAAGGTGGTTCCCTCCGGACGGGGCTGTTGAGGTATTgacattttaaaattcattttcagAACTGGTTTAATAGAACTTGATTGAAAGTTGAAGTTTCTGCGCTTTTATTCCCAGCTTAATCTTCACTTATCTTACATATGTTTGTTGACTTCAGATTGGGTTTAAAGGAGATAACCTTCGCACAGATAGTGGTAAACAGCGCGTTATTTTGATGGTCCGAGAATCACATGATTCGTGATCTCTGTATAGAGGAAACTGTAAAGGCAATCTCCGTTTTACCCAACATGTTTTGCTCCAGCCACATTTGGGGAGTGGGTGCTTGTGGAGTTGATAAGAGAATTGAACTGTTTTCTTCACTTCTCATACAAATCTACTCTGGAGTAATTTTCTGTTTCACATTACCGGCCTAATCAACCGCTCAAATTGAGCTTCAGTAATGGAAGAACAGGAAAGAGACTATCTAACTGCTGAAAGAAGTTAACATGCTTTACGTATAACATTCATTCTTTGCCACAGTGATTTATTCTTTTGGAGTTGTAACATAATTTTGCGTCTTGTAATTTGAACTGAAATTTGTAGttcatatgtttctttttgtccGGGAAGTGTAGAATTTTGGATATTTCAAGTAATGTCTATATCATACCTCCtccatgtctttttctctttcagaTACGCTTAATTGTAAAGATTCACAGTTCAATggatttgtttttccttgtgGAAGTTTTAACTGTCATAGATACCAAACCGCGATGTATCACTGATGTGTGCTATAGGAACACGGGGGCCAACACAACCCGGAACAGGTGATTTTTCTCCTGTGGCACTGTGAACCCCGGTATATAAGCCAAGGTAATAGTTGGAACCAAAACTCATGGGCATGGATCCCAATCCTTCCAGTGGACATGAGGAGAGATTTTAGgataaaatttattattcCGACTctgtttgtttcttcttcttcttatgtCACAATCAATCAATAAAAGAACACAAAGTGGTCATGCTGACAATGAGAACAAAATCAAAGGAGGTCCCCTGTGACTGTCCACTTTGTCAAGCATGGGCATGGCCagtataattaattaatttaaaggaaaaattaGGGCGCCATCCTTCGCCACCAATGTTTTTGCAATTACTTCTAAACCAATTACCtagattaatttattataattagTTCATTAGTAGATGGCATGTCACATGTACTTCGCTAATAAGGTTAAAAAATGTGATGTTCCTAACATTATTGTTTCCGATATAAAGCCACAAAGTTACATCTGACACatgaaattaaacaaacattaaTGTCCTAGAAATACTATTCCACTAGCACTAGCAGTGGCTGTAAATCTTCCGATCCGTGTCATGTACTAGCTAGCTAGATAATGCTTAACATATAGATATAGGTGCAATTAGAAGGGCTCTAGGGATGGGTTTAGTCTGTTGATCCAACGGTATCAGAGCTGCAAGCTTAAGTTCTAAATCAGTTGCTGCGGTTAGAAGAGGAGCTGCAGGCTCTGCTGCTAAAGTTGATGAGAAGACAGCTGACAGCTGTCAAACCCATACCCATATGGAATAATAGCACTCGAAGCTTCAATATTATTAGGTCTAAAAATGTTTGGTTTGTTCATCAGTTGAACTGAGAGTTCATCTTTACCAACCTGCATgcagcaaagaaaaaaaatattaaattaaactaaataaTTAACTGAACATGAATAAAAATAGACGCAAACATGAGCATAGCCAAGTTAGCTTAAGCGAATGAACTCCCTCATTTGGCACGTGAGTTTAAATCCCCTCCCCATAATTTAGAAGATTATATTAAAGTATAATATttattgtataaaaaaaaagatatattaattgaaattaattacataaaaaagGTTGGGACGGCGTCGTTTCTTGTTGAGGGTGTTTAATCTCAGAAAATACTTCTGAGCATGACTGGCGACTTGGGTTGGAGTTCTTGTGGTGACAAAATGCCGAGAGATGCCCTTCCAGTCGCCCTTACCGAGCTTTTCTAGCCCCATCACAAACACTCGGTGCTCTTCCTCACTCCAAGCCACACctacatattattattaaatattaatcatcaccaccaactcatcatcaaatcaaaccacaaaaaaattatgaaattagtAAATTGGCAATTCTAATCAAGTTTGTTTTGATCATTAATTCTTATACTATGATAAAGCTAGTTTGCTGGTTTACAAGTATTCGAAAAGTTTTAAGGTGTTAATGTGGGCCAACTATATTGTTGCATCAACTTCATATATTCCTTCCTCAGACTATTAGTCATGTGAAGTACCTTCTGATGCATCAATCATCACTTTCAAGCAAAGTTGACAGAAAGAGAAACCCAGTAATTAACGATTAAAATGAGTGTTTATGCAATGGTACCGTTTTTgttcgagagagagagagagagagagagagagagagagagagagagagagagagagcaggaCAAGAAGAACTGACCcttgttattattttcttgGGGTAATGCTGTGAGGCCATCAGAGGGATAGCCATTTGACATTTTCTCAGAATTTAAGTCGATCAAGGCTCTGCTTTGAAGGCGTGAAGATGTAGAAGAGGAGGGTGCtgttggagaagaagctgCGACAGATGGCAAGCAGTGGACCATGCTCGGAGGACATctcttaattattatattcttcttcttcctggAAATTAGAGAATTagttgaggaagaagaagaagaagataggtCAAGAACTTGGACCCCAAAGAGCCTAAggccaccacctccacctccacctctcTGCCGCCGCTGCCTGACACCGCAAGTCCTTGAATTGTGACCCATGTTCCCACATTGTGAGCATTTCCTGCCCATCTCCCTCGCTCTCTCAGATAAAAATGATATGGTATCTATCGTGCAGCGCTTGGTATTGTTATATGTAGTCAACCTCAACCaacccttttttttgggttgggaaTTTGATGATATGAGATTATGAGTAGTACTAGTAGAGAGAAGGGTGGGCCCACAACAAAATCAATGCTTGTGTTGTGTGTAATAAACTTTAGCTATCAATGCCTGTTGCTTGTGTTGTCTCCAGTCTCtgaatggaggaggaggaggaggaagaagaagcatgCATGAATCCATATGCATGTAGGGCCCTTCCCACTGAAGTTGTCCGATATATAAAGGGAAATTAAAGGCCACCTTCTTATTAATCAGTGATATGATATTATCACGTTATGAATTTTACGTGTTATATTATAAATGAAcgataatttataaataagtttaaaaagaaaaaaaaaagaaaaaagactgAATCATCAATGAAGTGAGTAGCTAGGGTGCCTCCAACTTAGCAGACAACCAAATGTAAATGGTTTTCATCGTACCCTGCTCTTTCTGATTTGGTTGAAAACCAACCGACCTAGTTCATCAATTCTTTCTTTCCAAAGTGTTCTTCTTCAGCATATTCATAATGTAGGATTATGTTCTGTTCAAGCCCATGTCCATAACATTATGTTCTGTTCAAGCCCAACCAGGATAAGGTCCTCGGACTCAGAAGCTTGGTGGAATAAAGAGTTCCgtttgtttattatttgtttttctcaaGCTATATTGGAGGAAGGAGGGACTGAACCTAAAACTTCGGATGCAAAGATAAATACTTTTAACcacttaaattaaaaagaagtcATTGCTTCAAAAGACTACATAATTGGATTAAAATctaaacaaatttaatttccttttgccATTTTGAGTGACGAAAAGCATGGTCTTTTACAATTCTTGAGCTCAATCTTGTGCATGCTGTCGGGGCTTTTTCGTTCCTACAGCTACAGATGGGCCTGAGCTGCTGTAAAGTGCAAATGGGTGGAATTGCCCCATGTAtctgagttcaagaatcagACCCCAATAGTGCTTCGAAAGGTTCGtggagccttaggaaacacttTGGTCTCAttcaccaacaaaaccaacagtTGCTTACAAGTAAATATTTGGCTTGGCTTGAGGAGTTTGTGGCATGGAATCTaagcattcatgagtttagcattaaaaaaagagagggatGTAATTTCCTAGGGGAAACAAGGGTTCAAAGTAAGGGATGAATTTTGAGATGATTTGttgaagggagagagagaaatgaaggtGGAAAAATGGGTGGTTTGAGCAAATTTCTGGTAGCTTAAAGAAAGATTTGTCAGGCTCTGGAGTGGCTTGCCAGAAGAGAAATAGGGGAATATGCCTCAAAATTGAAGGGTTCCAGGGATGAGaggtgatgcttgctctctctctctgactaTGTGCTGGAGacttttagatattttctaaGTCACTTGAGCCATTCCCTAAGGTAATGGGCTAGTTTACTAAGGGGATGAGCCAACCTTCTAAAATGATGGACTCTTTTTACTAAGGTTATGGGCTAATTTTCTAAGGTAATGAGctacctttttttctctttcatgcttacccacatatttgggctcaagaaattgGCTCGAGTTTTGGGGCTtccaagcagcccaaaacttccacttcTTGACTCATTAATGGGCCTTATGAATGCTcgtaaccatccataccacaacccactcagtAAGCCCCTGACATTTACGTAGCTTGGGCCCatttaagcttgtagcgtggctaAGTGCAAAATAATGATTTTCCGCTTGGCATTACATGTCGATTGACGTGTTCGTGCTCGAATTTTATCGCTTTTGTAAAGAGCTATGATGTTTGATGGAAAAATTAGCATGGGTTCATGAAACCAATGTATGTGACGgattacatatttatttggcatgacACGTGGATTATAACTCGTGCAAGCGTGTATGACGAACTTTTGAGTGCCCAATACATTTGGACTATGAATATATTTAGGTCCacctttgaattttttgagCCTCAACACATGcattattatattgtttttgtCAAATGGAAGTCAAGTATTAATATTTTGGGATTGAAGTGAAGACAGACTTTAAAGCAACctaacattatatatatatatactttgaAAACAATATTTGCCATACATTTCCGCATACAGCCATATATTGTTGGATATGCATAATGCATGCAGAGGCAGAGCTGTATGTTATctgtttcttttcctttcttttttcctcaaCTTTGTGtgaaaccaaaaccaaaaccctcAGATAAGCATGAATGCATGcccattatatatatatatatatatatatatatatgtatatatatatatatattcatatctTCCTTCCTAAACCATGGTTCGAAATTCACTCAAATTCGAAAtcatttaattatataataaagtGATCGCAACTAGGTGTTTCTATGATTTATAATTCTTTGCAAAGATGATAGTTGAACGGACAAttagaaactaaaaataaaaatggtatatgcaaattgcaatgcagataaaatatatttattaaaagaatATGTCAATTTCCTTACCAGTTTGTTTGCTGTGCTTTTAGAATAAAATCAAGAACCACACGACTGCATCATAACTACCACTACCACACAACAAGCCCAAACCATAAAGCATAAAGTGTTCAATCTACTCTCCGTCATCAATTGCAACCAACAACACCACATTAACTAGTTCTTTggtatttattaattattggACAAGTTTTAACTTCTCAATCAataattcaccaaaaaataaaatttgcaattttcatctgcaatactttttttttaaaaagacatTTCTTATTAGATGAGAGAaacgatagcatattaaaaaattcacaCGCACTACACGAATGCTAAAACTCGAAGTCATTAAACTATTATATTATACTAGGTCATTTGCATCTACAATACtctttttcaaattattatttttttgataacAAAAGGGCAACCAATTActgaaatttaatataaaaaaatgactgatatttttcatattgacaaatttatgcttttttttggggctaaaataaaattataccaactttgaaaaaaaaaaattaaaaaaagttgagAGTTTAGATATCACGCGTGAGTTTGTTAGAGTTGTCACATGATCCACGAATGTCCAGCTTGTCCTTTTCAACGATTGCGACTACTCCTTCCTTTCCCTCCAATTTTACAGTCGTTGTCCTCTTTCCCCATTTTACTCTCTGTACCCCTGCCTTTTTCCCATATTTACATGCATGTCGTCCCTCCTCCTCTCCTCCCAAAACTTATCAACATTTCAATCTTGATGATCTCACGGCTAACCAATTTTTCTCAACACAATCAATGCACGCATCAATCTAATAAACCCACTTTTTACGGGAcgatattctattttaatgtaatttatttatttatttattttaaaaaatacggttttctattttaatttaatttataaatttatttattttaaaaaatacggCATGCATGCGTGCATTAATTCAAAAAAGTACTAATAATTTTCCCTAATCATGAATTGCAAATTAATTATGGGTCGGTGGACATGTTTGGGATTTAAAAGTTAGGCATCTTATGCTGCCTTTTGGTAGATACTATAGATTTCggattttctctttctctttaaaaaaaaaaatatgtatatatatttaacaaCCAATGCCTcaagctatatatatacataaataaagttatattttttctcgaaacttatgattaatttattaactatataaaaaagatGCGGTCAACTTGAATCAGAGTAATCATCACTCCCCAACTTGTATATATTATTCTAATCACtatgattaaaagaaaatcctTTCACGAAAGCACAACCTCATGTTCATTCATATGGTATCGACCTTTTTTTTGTGACTTCCAAATTTGGGCAGTGGCCCTTTTGTCCCATTCCCCACAAGATGAATAAAGCCAAAGAAGGATTGAGCTAAAGCAAGATATTTCCTAATATAGTTGTTGTGATAGGGTCCACCCCAATAATTATCTAAATTTGGAAGTAAACACTGATTTAAGCAAAACATAAGCACATCATAGACCCCGCTTGCCACTTAATTAATCGAATATAATAACAACTGTAAAAATGAATTATATAGGTTGGTGAAGTCAGTGTATTCGCTCATTTTACACCGGAATTCAATCTTGCTTCctattataataaataaataaaatatgttaCAAGGGCATATCTGtcctaaaacaaaaacaaccccAAGCATAAATGCACCCCTCATGTGTTCATATGATGGTTCACTTAGTCTTTTACTTTTAGTGTTCATtcatttcttctcttctcctcctccctcctccctcctccctccttctccttcttcttgcATGCTCTAATTAATTGTTTGGTTTTCTCACACGTGTGAGCACAAAAGCCATGGATGCTAGCCAAGCTCCACCATATG
The window above is part of the Prunus dulcis chromosome 1, ALMONDv2, whole genome shotgun sequence genome. Proteins encoded here:
- the LOC117622056 gene encoding K(+) efflux antiporter 6 isoform X3, yielding MLRRSSSSSHGLFTILIPTLLLLSSDLLFSLSFAEPLTESDPLLNANATESNVSLSKPKEGSFADMIDKALENEFKENDQNEATDPGSFNNSVAGQQAVLETVARVKSKKNETKEENLNRSFQLHDVFNLDNDNRGEDTPTLIDRKDNVFIISNFKSKYPVLQLDLRLISDLVVVIVSATCGGIAFACAGQPVISGYLLAGSVIGPGGFNFVSEMVQVETVAQFGVIFLLFALGLEFSTTKLRVVRAVAVPGGLLQIFLFMCLCGITASLCGGKVSEGIFVGVFLSMSSTAVVLKFLMEKNSTNALHGQVTIGTLILQDCAVGLLFALLPVLGGTSGILQGVISMAKLMVTLITFLAVLSISSRTCVPWLLKLMISLSSQTNELYQLASVAFCLLVAWCSDKLGLSLELGSFAAGVMISTTDLAQHTLEQIEPIRNLFAALFLASIGMLIHVQFLWNHVDILLASVILVIIIKTIIITMVVKGFGYNNKTSFLVGISLAQIGEFAFVLLSRASNLHLVEVTTPFLFKLIPGLVHLGVLLRWFPPDGAVEIGFKGDNLRTDSGKQRVILMVRESHDS
- the LOC117622056 gene encoding K(+) efflux antiporter 6 isoform X7 codes for the protein MLRRSSSSSHGLFTILIPTLLLLSSDLLFSLSFAEPLTESDPLLNANATESNVSLSKPKEGSFADMIDKALENEFKENDQNEATDPGSFNNSVAGQQAVLETVARVKSKKNETKEENLNRSFQLHDVFNLDNDNRGEDTPTLIDRKDNVFIISNFKSKYPVLQLDLRLISDLVVVIVSATCGGIAFACAGQPVISGYLLAGSVIGPGGFNFVSEMVQVETVAQFGVIFLLFALGLEFSTTKLRVVRAVAVPGGLLQIFLFMCLCGITASLCGGKVSEGIFVGVFLSMSSTAVVLKFLMEKNSTNALHGQVTIGTLILQDCAVGLLFALLPVLGGTSGILQGVISMAKLMVTLITFLAVLSISSRTCVPWLLKLMISLSSQTNELYQLASVAFCLLVAWCSDKLGLSLELGSFAAGVMISTTDLAQHTLEQVGISLAQIGEFAFVLLSRASNLHLVEGKLYLLLLGTTALSLVTTPFLFKLIPGLVHLGVLLRWFPPDGAVEIGFKGDNLRTDSGKQRVILMVRESHDS
- the LOC117622056 gene encoding K(+) efflux antiporter 6 isoform X8, whose product is MLRRSSSSSHGLFTILIPTLLLLSSDLLFSLSFAEPLTESDPLLNANATESNVSLSKPKEGSFADMIDKALENEFKENDQNEATDPGSFNNSVAGQQAVLETVARVKSKKNETKEENLNRSFQLHDVFNLDNDNRGEDTPTLIDRKDNVFIISNFKSKYPVLQLDLRLISDLVVVIVSATCGGIAFACAGQPVISGYLLAGSVIGPGGFNFVSEMVQVETVAQFGVIFLLFALGLEFSTTKLRVVRAVAVPGGLLQIFLFMCLCGITASLCGGKVSEGIFVGVFLSMSSTAVVLKFLMEKNSTNALHGQVTIGTLILQDCAVGLLFALLPVLGGTSGILQGVISMAKLMVTLITFLAVLSISSRTCVPWLLKLMISLSSQTNELYQLASVAFCLLVAWCSDKLGLSLELGSFAAGVMISTTDLAQHTLEQVGISLAQIGEFAFVLLSRASNLHLVEVTTPFLFKLIPGLVHLGVLLRWFPPDGAVEIGFKGDNLRTDSGKQRVILMVRESHDS
- the LOC117622056 gene encoding K(+) efflux antiporter 6 isoform X10, translating into MLRRSSSSSHGLFTILIPTLLLLSSDLLFSLSFAEPLTESDPLLNANATESNVSLSKPKEGSFADMIDKALENEFKENDQNEATDPGSFNNSVAGQQAVLETVARVKSKKNETKEENLNRSFQLHDVFNLDNDNRGEDTPTLIDRKDNVFIISNFKSKYPVLQLDLRLISDLVVVIVSATCGGIAFACAGQPVISGYLLAGSVIGPGGFNFVSEMVQVETVAQFGVIFLLFALGLEFSTTKLRVVRAVAVPGGLLQIFLFMCLCGITASLCGGKVSEGIFVGVFLSMSSTAVVLKFLMEKNSTNALHGQVTIGTLILQDCAVGLLFALLPVLGGTSGILQGVISMAKLMVTLITFLAVLSISSRTCVPWLLKLMISLSSQTNELYQLASVAFCLLVAWCSDKLGLSLELGSFAAGVMISTTDLAQHTLEQVTTPFLFKLIPGLVHLGVLLRWFPPDGAVEIGFKGDNLRTDSGKQRVILMVRESHDS
- the LOC117622056 gene encoding K(+) efflux antiporter 6 isoform X2; this translates as MLRRSSSSSHGLFTILIPTLLLLSSDLLFSLSFAEPLTESDPLLNANATESNVSLSKPKEGSFADMIDKALENEFKENDQNEATDPGSFNNSVAGQQAVLETVARVKSKKNETKEEKSFQLHDVFNLDNDNRGEDTPTLIDRKDNVFIISNFKSKYPVLQLDLRLISDLVVVIVSATCGGIAFACAGQPVISGYLLAGSVIGPGGFNFVSEMVQVETVAQFGVIFLLFALGLEFSTTKLRVVRAVAVPGGLLQIFLFMCLCGITASLCGGKVSEGIFVGVFLSMSSTAVVLKFLMEKNSTNALHGQVTIGTLILQDCAVGLLFALLPVLGGTSGILQGVISMAKLMVTLITFLAVLSISSRTCVPWLLKLMISLSSQTNELYQLASVAFCLLVAWCSDKLGLSLELGSFAAGVMISTTDLAQHTLEQIEPIRNLFAALFLASIGMLIHVQFLWNHVDILLASVILVIIIKTIIITMVVKGFGYNNKTSFLVGISLAQIGEFAFVLLSRASNLHLVEGKLYLLLLGTTALSLVTTPFLFKLIPGLVHLGVLLRWFPPDGAVEIGFKGDNLRTDSGKQRVILMVRESHDS